In Streptomyces sp. NBC_01717, one DNA window encodes the following:
- the rplU gene encoding 50S ribosomal protein L21, whose translation MYAIVRSGGRQHKVAVGDIVEVDKISTAQVGDTVELSTLLVVDGDAVTSDPWVLAGIKVQAEVVDHHKGAKIDILRYKNKTGYRRRQGHRQQYTAIKVTGIPAAAK comes from the coding sequence GTGTACGCCATCGTGCGCAGCGGTGGCCGCCAGCACAAGGTTGCTGTCGGTGACATCGTTGAGGTTGACAAGATTTCCACTGCCCAGGTTGGTGACACGGTCGAGCTCTCGACCCTGCTCGTGGTCGACGGCGACGCCGTGACCAGCGACCCGTGGGTGCTGGCCGGGATCAAGGTCCAGGCCGAGGTCGTGGACCACCACAAGGGCGCGAAGATCGACATCCTTCGCTACAAGAACAAGACCGGCTACCGCCGTCGCCAGGGTCACCGTCAGCAGTACACGGCGATCAAGGTCACCGGTATCCCCGCGGCTGCGAAGTAA
- the obgE gene encoding GTPase ObgE: MTTFVDRVELHVAAGNGGHGCASVHREKFKPLGGPDGGNGGRGGDVTLVVDQDITTLLDYHHSPHRKATNGQPGAGDHRTGKEGQDLVLPVPDGTVVLDRNGNVLADLVGQGTTFVAGQGGRGGLGNAALASARRKAPGFALLGEPGEARDIVLELKTVADVALVGYPSAGKSSLISVLSAAKPKIADYPFTTLVPNLGVVTAGSTVYTIADVPGLIPGASQGRGLGLEFLRHVERCSVLVHVLDTATLESDRDPVSDLDMIEEELKQYGGLDDRPRIVVLNKIDIPDGQDLADLIRPELEERGYRVFEVSAVARTGLKELSYALAGVIAEARAAKPVEEATRIVIRPKAVDDAGFTVTLEEDGIYRVRGEKPERWVRQTDFNNDEAVGYLADRLNRLGVEDELMKAGARAGDGVAIGAEDNAVVFDWEPTVAAGAEMLGRRGEDHRLEAPRPAAQRRRDRESERDEASKEYQEFDPFA, translated from the coding sequence ATGACCACCTTCGTGGACCGCGTCGAGCTGCATGTCGCCGCGGGTAACGGAGGCCACGGCTGTGCCTCCGTTCACCGTGAGAAGTTCAAGCCGCTCGGCGGCCCGGACGGCGGCAACGGCGGCCGTGGCGGCGATGTGACCCTGGTCGTCGACCAGGACATCACCACACTCCTCGACTACCACCACAGTCCGCACCGCAAGGCCACCAACGGCCAGCCCGGCGCGGGCGACCACCGCACCGGCAAGGAGGGCCAGGACCTCGTCCTGCCGGTCCCCGACGGCACGGTCGTGCTCGACAGGAACGGCAACGTGCTGGCCGACCTGGTCGGTCAGGGCACCACGTTCGTGGCCGGCCAGGGCGGCCGCGGCGGCCTCGGCAACGCGGCACTCGCCTCCGCCCGCCGCAAGGCCCCCGGCTTCGCGCTGCTCGGCGAGCCGGGCGAAGCCCGGGACATCGTCCTGGAGCTCAAGACCGTCGCCGACGTGGCTCTGGTGGGCTACCCGAGTGCCGGCAAGTCCTCGCTGATCTCGGTCCTGTCCGCGGCCAAGCCGAAGATCGCCGACTACCCGTTCACCACGCTCGTCCCGAACCTGGGCGTGGTCACGGCGGGCAGCACCGTCTACACCATCGCCGACGTGCCGGGCCTGATCCCGGGTGCCAGCCAGGGCAGGGGCCTCGGCCTGGAGTTCCTGCGGCACGTCGAGCGCTGCTCGGTCCTCGTACACGTGCTGGACACGGCGACGCTGGAGTCCGACCGCGACCCGGTCTCCGACCTCGACATGATCGAGGAGGAGCTGAAGCAGTACGGCGGTCTGGACGACCGGCCCCGCATCGTCGTCCTCAACAAGATCGACATCCCGGACGGCCAGGACCTCGCCGACTTGATCCGACCGGAACTGGAGGAGCGCGGTTACCGCGTCTTCGAGGTGTCCGCCGTCGCCCGTACCGGCCTCAAGGAACTCTCCTACGCGCTCGCCGGTGTGATCGCCGAGGCGCGTGCCGCCAAGCCCGTGGAGGAGGCGACCCGCATCGTCATCCGCCCGAAGGCCGTGGACGACGCGGGCTTCACCGTCACGCTGGAGGAGGACGGCATCTACCGGGTGCGCGGCGAGAAGCCGGAGCGCTGGGTGCGGCAGACCGACTTCAACAACGACGAGGCCGTCGGCTATCTGGCGGACCGGCTCAACCGTCTCGGTGTCGAGGACGAGCTGATGAAGGCCGGCGCCCGGGCGGGCGACGGTGTGGCCATCGGCGCCGAGGACAACGCGGTCGTCTTCGACTGGGAGCCGACCGTGGCGGCGGGTGCGGAGATGCTCGGGCGCCGTGGCGAGGACCACCGTCTCGAAGCGCCGCGTCCGGCCGCTCAGCGCCGTCGCGACCGCGAGTCGGAGCGGGACGAAGCCAGCAAGGAATACCAGGAGTTCGACCCGTTCGCGTAG
- the rpmA gene encoding 50S ribosomal protein L27 translates to MAHKKGASSTRNGRDSNAQRLGVKRFGGQAVNAGEILVRQRGTHFHPGTGVGRGGDDTLFALAAGAVEFGTHRGRKVVNIVPIAE, encoded by the coding sequence ATGGCACACAAGAAGGGCGCATCGTCCACCCGGAACGGGCGCGATTCCAACGCTCAGCGGCTCGGCGTCAAGCGCTTCGGCGGCCAGGCCGTCAACGCCGGTGAGATCCTGGTCCGCCAGCGTGGCACCCACTTCCACCCGGGCACGGGCGTCGGCCGTGGCGGCGACGACACGCTGTTCGCGCTCGCCGCTGGTGCGGTCGAGTTCGGCACCCACCGTGGCCGCAAGGTCGTGAACATCGTTCCGATCGCCGAGTAA
- a CDS encoding Rne/Rng family ribonuclease produces MLEPNEPGTTGNAEENNTPGDKLPPRRRRRAASRPAGPPSGAAGSEAAAPAIPAVDAAVSDTTAVAADEAETAPPARTRRRAVRKATAPAGAPETAEVVETPTSAASAETAEATPAAETPEAAEAPRARRRATRKATAPAGAPNAEKTTEAAETETAPAAETPEAAEAPRARRRASRKATAPAGAPAAAEVVEVVEPTPAVETEAPAQPAVAEPVVAEAPRGRTRRRASAPAGTPQTTPADTGAAETVEAAPAAEAAEPEAPRGRRRAVRKATAPAGAPQAAEAVAPVEIVTETPVEAAAAEEPAAEPEEAAESAAPRGRQRRRATAAAGRPEFTGKVEEPASKSRRATRPAVAVFQAPVFAEPMFQTPETAAAMAAAAGTPSRYDEAEEEIETVEETAATDEAAAEAAPVAEAAPQGGSRRRRRRRGEAAETEAAAERTPAPAAPAEEPAEDEHELEADGEAEHEAEHEGDESDEYGDRPSRRRRRGGRRRRRGESTEAEEAAEQHADEHAADTSEDEHERAHEADEEEEEDHELSASGSSSSRRRRRRRRRSGDASPEAEAGTDDPERTVVKVREPRKKEAEREPGTGFDEVQSIKGSTRMEAKKQRRREGREQGRRRVPIITEAEFLARREAVERVMVVRQNGERTQIGVLEDNVLVEHYVNKEQATSYVGNVYLGKVQNVLPSMEAAFVDIGKGRNAVLYAGEVNFEALGMAHGPRRIETALKSGQSVLVQVTKDPIGHKGARLTSQVSLPGRYLVYVPEGSMTGISRKLPDTERARLKTILKKIVPEDAGVIVRTAAEGASEDELRRDVERLQQQWEDIQKKSKSNGSANAPTLLYGEPDMTVRVVRDIFNEDFSKVIVSGDDAWETIHGYVAHVAPDLTDRLSRWTSEVDIFATYRIDEQLMKALDRKVWLPSGGSLVIDKTEAMVVVDVNTGKFTGQGGNLEETVTRNNLEAAEEIVRQLRLRDLGGIVVIDFIDMVLESNRDLVLRRLLECLGRDRTKHQVAEVTSLGLVQMTRKRVGQGLLESFSETCVHCNGRGVIVHMEQPTTVGGGGNGKRAKKRGRGGAGEQPEALVEHEHEHEHVEAEVETEAEVAAEVAAPVALPEPEFVPDEELYSSPAEAEAAASRGRGRRRATRKASAPAGAPRTAPEPTPVVEPEPVTEPVPVVEAPVAEAPQGRTRRRATRKATAPAGSPAAAEPVEAPLPVADVVAAEAVVVEAPVAEAAPEEAAAPPRARRRVTRKVTAPAGSPAGADGAEVVVVTGSIESEAEPVPADATAVAAETAEAEAPAKKTARKTAKKVTAKKAATKKTAAKKTVAKKTTAKKAAAKKTAAAEQ; encoded by the coding sequence ATGCTCGAACCGAACGAGCCCGGCACGACCGGGAACGCCGAAGAGAACAACACCCCCGGGGACAAGCTGCCTCCGCGCCGCAGGCGCCGTGCCGCTTCCCGGCCGGCCGGCCCGCCGTCGGGCGCCGCCGGCTCGGAGGCTGCAGCGCCGGCCATACCGGCCGTTGACGCCGCAGTGTCCGACACCACCGCCGTCGCCGCCGACGAGGCGGAGACCGCGCCGCCGGCGCGTACCCGTCGCCGGGCGGTCCGCAAGGCGACAGCCCCCGCGGGTGCGCCGGAGACCGCCGAGGTCGTGGAGACCCCCACGAGCGCTGCCTCCGCGGAGACCGCGGAGGCCACTCCGGCCGCAGAGACCCCTGAGGCCGCGGAGGCGCCGCGTGCGCGTCGCCGGGCGACCCGTAAGGCGACCGCTCCGGCTGGTGCGCCGAACGCCGAGAAGACCACCGAGGCCGCTGAGACCGAGACCGCCCCGGCCGCAGAGACCCCTGAGGCCGCGGAGGCGCCGCGTGCGCGTCGCCGGGCGTCCCGCAAGGCCACCGCTCCGGCAGGTGCTCCGGCGGCCGCCGAGGTCGTGGAGGTCGTCGAGCCCACCCCGGCCGTCGAGACCGAGGCGCCCGCGCAGCCCGCCGTCGCCGAGCCCGTCGTGGCCGAGGCGCCCCGCGGCCGTACCCGCCGCCGCGCATCCGCTCCGGCCGGTACGCCGCAGACCACGCCGGCCGACACCGGCGCCGCTGAGACCGTGGAGGCCGCACCGGCCGCCGAGGCCGCTGAGCCGGAGGCCCCGCGCGGCCGTCGCCGTGCGGTCCGTAAGGCGACCGCTCCGGCGGGTGCGCCGCAGGCCGCCGAGGCCGTTGCCCCTGTCGAGATCGTCACCGAGACCCCGGTCGAGGCGGCTGCCGCCGAGGAGCCGGCCGCCGAGCCGGAGGAGGCGGCCGAGAGCGCCGCGCCGCGTGGCCGTCAGCGCCGGCGGGCGACCGCCGCCGCGGGGAGGCCGGAGTTCACCGGAAAGGTCGAGGAGCCGGCCAGCAAGAGCCGTCGCGCGACGCGCCCGGCCGTGGCCGTCTTCCAGGCGCCGGTCTTCGCCGAGCCGATGTTCCAGACCCCGGAGACCGCCGCAGCCATGGCTGCGGCCGCCGGCACCCCCTCGCGCTACGACGAGGCCGAGGAAGAGATCGAGACGGTCGAGGAGACCGCCGCGACCGACGAGGCCGCTGCCGAGGCGGCCCCCGTCGCCGAGGCCGCGCCGCAGGGCGGCTCCCGTCGTCGTCGCCGCCGTCGCGGTGAGGCCGCCGAGACCGAGGCGGCCGCCGAGCGGACGCCCGCCCCCGCAGCCCCGGCCGAGGAGCCGGCCGAGGACGAGCACGAGCTGGAGGCCGACGGCGAGGCCGAGCACGAGGCCGAGCACGAGGGCGACGAGTCGGACGAGTACGGGGACCGGCCCTCGCGCCGTCGCCGTCGCGGTGGCCGTCGTCGTCGCCGCGGTGAGTCGACCGAGGCTGAAGAAGCCGCGGAGCAGCACGCCGACGAACACGCCGCCGACACGTCCGAGGACGAGCACGAGCGCGCTCACGAGGCCGACGAGGAGGAGGAAGAGGACCACGAGCTGTCCGCTTCCGGCTCCAGCAGCAGCCGTCGCCGGCGTCGTCGCCGTCGTCGCAGCGGTGACGCCTCGCCCGAGGCCGAAGCCGGTACGGACGACCCGGAGCGCACGGTCGTCAAGGTCCGTGAGCCCCGGAAGAAGGAAGCCGAGCGCGAGCCCGGCACCGGCTTCGACGAGGTCCAGTCCATCAAGGGCTCGACCCGCATGGAGGCGAAGAAGCAGCGCCGCCGCGAAGGCCGTGAGCAGGGCCGCCGTCGCGTCCCGATCATCACGGAGGCGGAGTTCCTGGCCCGCCGCGAGGCCGTCGAGCGCGTGATGGTCGTCCGTCAGAACGGCGAGCGCACCCAGATCGGCGTCCTCGAGGACAACGTGCTCGTCGAGCACTACGTCAACAAGGAGCAGGCCACCAGCTACGTCGGCAACGTCTACCTGGGCAAGGTGCAGAACGTACTGCCGTCCATGGAGGCTGCGTTCGTCGACATCGGCAAGGGCCGCAACGCCGTCCTGTACGCCGGTGAGGTCAACTTCGAGGCGCTGGGCATGGCCCATGGGCCGCGCCGGATCGAGACCGCGCTGAAGTCCGGCCAGTCCGTCCTCGTCCAGGTGACGAAGGACCCGATCGGCCACAAGGGCGCCCGCCTGACCAGCCAGGTCTCGCTGCCCGGCCGCTACCTGGTCTATGTGCCCGAGGGCTCGATGACCGGTATCAGCCGCAAGCTGCCCGACACGGAGCGCGCCCGGCTGAAGACCATCCTCAAGAAGATCGTCCCCGAGGACGCGGGCGTCATCGTGCGCACCGCCGCCGAGGGTGCGAGCGAGGACGAGCTGCGCCGCGATGTCGAGCGGCTGCAGCAGCAGTGGGAGGACATCCAGAAGAAGTCGAAGAGCAACGGCAGCGCCAACGCGCCGACGCTGCTCTACGGCGAGCCGGACATGACGGTCCGAGTCGTCCGCGACATCTTCAACGAGGACTTCTCGAAGGTCATCGTCAGCGGTGACGACGCGTGGGAGACCATCCACGGTTACGTCGCGCACGTTGCCCCCGACCTGACGGACCGTCTGTCGAGGTGGACCTCCGAGGTCGACATCTTCGCGACCTACCGGATCGACGAGCAGCTGATGAAGGCGCTGGACCGCAAGGTCTGGCTGCCCAGCGGCGGCTCGCTGGTGATCGACAAGACCGAGGCGATGGTCGTCGTCGACGTCAACACCGGCAAGTTCACCGGTCAGGGCGGCAACCTCGAGGAGACCGTCACCAGGAACAACCTGGAGGCGGCCGAGGAGATCGTGCGCCAGCTGCGGCTGCGCGACCTCGGTGGCATCGTCGTCATCGACTTCATCGACATGGTCCTGGAGTCCAACCGGGACCTGGTGCTGCGGCGTCTGCTGGAGTGCCTGGGTCGCGACCGTACGAAGCACCAGGTCGCCGAGGTCACCTCGCTGGGCCTGGTCCAGATGACCCGCAAGCGGGTGGGACAGGGTCTGCTGGAGTCCTTCTCCGAGACCTGTGTCCACTGCAACGGGCGCGGCGTGATCGTGCACATGGAGCAGCCGACCACGGTCGGTGGCGGCGGCAACGGCAAGCGTGCGAAGAAGCGCGGCCGCGGGGGCGCCGGTGAGCAGCCCGAGGCTCTCGTCGAGCACGAGCACGAGCACGAGCACGTAGAGGCCGAGGTGGAGACCGAGGCCGAGGTGGCTGCCGAGGTCGCCGCTCCGGTGGCGCTTCCCGAGCCGGAGTTCGTACCGGACGAGGAGCTGTACAGCAGCCCGGCCGAGGCCGAGGCGGCCGCTTCGCGCGGCCGTGGCCGTCGGCGCGCGACCCGCAAGGCATCGGCCCCGGCCGGCGCCCCGAGGACGGCGCCTGAGCCCACCCCGGTCGTGGAGCCGGAGCCGGTGACCGAGCCCGTGCCGGTCGTCGAGGCCCCGGTGGCCGAGGCTCCGCAGGGCCGTACGCGCCGTCGGGCGACCCGCAAGGCGACCGCTCCGGCGGGCTCGCCGGCCGCGGCCGAGCCGGTCGAGGCGCCGCTGCCCGTAGCGGACGTGGTTGCCGCCGAGGCCGTGGTCGTCGAGGCCCCGGTGGCCGAGGCCGCGCCCGAGGAAGCGGCCGCCCCGCCGCGTGCCCGGCGCCGGGTGACCCGCAAGGTCACCGCCCCCGCGGGCTCGCCCGCAGGTGCGGACGGTGCGGAGGTCGTCGTGGTGACGGGCTCCATCGAGTCCGAGGCCGAACCGGTCCCGGCCGACGCCACCGCGGTCGCCGCGGAGACCGCGGAGGCCGAGGCCCCGGCCAAGAAGACGGCCCGCAAGACCGCCAAGAAGGTCACCGCCAAGAAGGCAGCCACCAAGAAGACGGCTGCCAAGAAGACCGTCGCGAAGAAGACGACGGCCAAGAAGGCGGCGGCGAAGAAGACGGCGGCAGCGGAGCAGTAG
- a CDS encoding phosphocholine cytidylyltransferase family protein → MIGLILAAGAGRRLRPYTDTLPKALVPVGPEGDEETLTVIDLTLGNFAEVGLTEVAIIVGYRKEAVYARKEALEAKYGVSITLIDNDKAEEWNNAYSLWCGRDSIKHSVILANGDTVHPVSVEKTLLAARGDGKRIILALDTVKQLADEEMKVVVDAEKGVQRITKLMDPADATGEYIGVTLIEGEAADELADALRTTFERDPDLYYEDGYQELVNRDFKIDVAPIGDVQWVEIDNHEDLAKGRRIACQY, encoded by the coding sequence ATGATCGGCCTGATACTCGCAGCCGGTGCCGGACGGCGTCTGCGCCCGTACACCGACACCCTTCCGAAGGCCCTGGTGCCGGTGGGCCCCGAGGGCGACGAGGAAACCCTCACCGTCATCGATCTGACGCTGGGCAACTTCGCCGAGGTGGGGCTGACCGAGGTCGCGATCATCGTGGGCTACCGCAAGGAGGCCGTGTACGCCCGCAAGGAGGCTCTTGAGGCGAAGTACGGCGTCTCGATCACGCTGATCGACAACGACAAGGCCGAGGAGTGGAACAACGCGTACTCCCTCTGGTGCGGCCGCGACTCGATCAAGCACAGCGTGATCCTCGCCAACGGCGACACCGTTCACCCGGTCTCCGTCGAGAAGACGCTGCTGGCCGCCCGCGGTGACGGCAAGAGGATCATCCTCGCCCTCGACACGGTGAAGCAGCTCGCCGACGAGGAGATGAAGGTCGTCGTGGACGCCGAGAAGGGCGTCCAGCGGATCACCAAGCTGATGGACCCGGCGGACGCGACGGGCGAGTACATCGGCGTCACCCTCATCGAGGGCGAAGCGGCCGACGAGCTCGCGGACGCACTGCGGACGACCTTCGAGCGCGACCCGGACCTGTACTACGAGGACGGCTACCAGGAGCTCGTCAACCGCGACTTCAAGATCGACGTGGCGCCGATCGGCGACGTCCAGTGGGTCGAGATCGACAACCACGAGGACCTCGCCAAGGGCAGGAGGATCGCGTGCCAGTACTGA
- a CDS encoding iron-containing alcohol dehydrogenase family protein, with protein sequence MPVLTRLIPAPIVVDIRAGALADLASVLADQRISSSGKLAVAISAGSGQALRERLSASLPSASWFEVGGGSLGDAIKLAEAMKSGRYDAVVGLGGGKIIDCAKFAAARVGLPLVAVATNLSHDGLCSPVATLDNDAGRGSYGVPNPIAVLIDLDIIREAPARFVRSGIGDALSNISAVADWELAHEVKGEDIDGLAAAMARQAGEAVLRHPGGIGDDSFLQVLAEGLVITGISMSVAGDSRPASGACHEINHAFDLLFPQRAASHGEQCGLGAAFAMHLRGAREESVQMARTLRSHGLPVLAEEIGFTADEFVSVVEFAPQTRPGRYTILEHLNLSVDGIRDAYAEYVKAVEA encoded by the coding sequence GTGCCAGTACTGACCCGCCTCATACCGGCGCCGATCGTCGTCGATATCCGCGCGGGTGCCCTGGCCGACCTCGCGAGCGTCCTCGCGGACCAGAGGATCTCCAGCTCGGGCAAGCTGGCGGTCGCGATCAGTGCAGGGTCCGGTCAGGCGCTGCGCGAGCGGCTGTCGGCGAGCCTGCCGAGCGCTTCCTGGTTCGAGGTCGGTGGCGGCTCCCTGGGGGACGCGATCAAGCTCGCCGAGGCCATGAAGTCCGGGCGTTACGACGCCGTGGTCGGCCTCGGCGGCGGCAAGATCATCGACTGTGCGAAGTTCGCCGCGGCGCGAGTCGGGCTGCCGCTGGTCGCGGTGGCGACGAACCTCTCCCACGACGGTCTCTGCTCGCCGGTCGCGACGTTGGACAACGACGCGGGCCGCGGTTCGTACGGTGTCCCGAACCCGATCGCGGTCCTGATCGACCTCGACATCATCCGCGAGGCCCCGGCCCGGTTCGTGCGCTCCGGGATCGGCGACGCGCTGTCCAACATCTCCGCGGTCGCGGACTGGGAGCTGGCCCATGAGGTCAAGGGCGAGGACATCGACGGCCTCGCTGCCGCGATGGCCCGCCAGGCCGGTGAGGCGGTGCTGCGCCACCCCGGCGGCATCGGGGACGACAGCTTCCTGCAGGTGCTGGCCGAAGGCCTGGTGATCACCGGTATCTCGATGTCGGTCGCGGGCGACAGCCGCCCCGCTTCCGGCGCGTGCCACGAGATCAACCACGCCTTCGATCTCCTTTTCCCGCAGCGTGCCGCCAGCCACGGCGAGCAGTGCGGTCTGGGTGCGGCGTTCGCCATGCATCTGCGCGGTGCCCGCGAGGAGTCCGTACAGATGGCCCGGACGCTGCGGAGCCACGGCCTGCCCGTGCTGGCCGAGGAGATCGGCTTCACTGCGGACGAGTTCGTCTCGGTGGTCGAATTCGCTCCCCAGACCAGGCCCGGGCGCTACACGATCCTGGAACACCTGAACCTGTCCGTGGACGGGATCCGGGATGCCTACGCCGAGTACGTGAAGGCTGTCGAGGCCTGA